The following coding sequences lie in one Arachis hypogaea cultivar Tifrunner chromosome 4, arahy.Tifrunner.gnm2.J5K5, whole genome shotgun sequence genomic window:
- the LOC140184170 gene encoding uncharacterized protein, whose amino-acid sequence MGKRNMVADALSQKMLKASWLVIKEAELVKNLRDMNLQVTFTPRGIHSSHLTVTSQFKEQIAKAQDSNSDFQKIIRLVKEWKLKGFAKGEDDMWRYQGRICVLKEGDHQKKIVEEGYKGDFTIHPDMTKMYHDLKKMFWWPGMKKDLAIVVNKCLVCQKVKIEHQKLL is encoded by the coding sequence ATGGGAAAAAGGAACATGGTGGCTGATGCTCTGAGCCAAAAAATGCTCAAGGCATCATGGTTGGTGATAAAAGAGGCAGAGTTAGTAAAGAACTTGAGAGACATGAACTTACAAGTCACCTTCACCCCAAGAGGCATACACTCTAGCCACCTGACAGTGACAAGTCAATTTAAGGAGCAAATAGCCAAGGCGCAGGACTCCAACTCAGACTTTCAAAAAATCATACGCCTTGTCAAGGAATGGAAGTTGAAAGGCTTCGCCAAAGGAGAAGATGATATGTGGAGATACCAAGGTCGAATCTGTGTCCTAAAGGAAGGCGACCATCAGAAGAAGATTGTGGAAGAAGGCTATAAAGGAGATTTTACCATCCATCCTGACATGACAAAAATGTaccatgatttgaaaaagatgttttggtggccagggaTGAAGAAAGATTTGGCTATAGTAGTAAATAAATGTCTGGTTTGTCAGAAGGTAAAAATTGAGCACCAGAAACTTCTATGA